GCATAAACGTAATCGATACCCAGCTTCTCTTTCAGATACAAACCAAAATAATTGAACCCACCGGAGAGAATTGCCGTTTTGTAGCCCAGCTTCTTTAATGTTGAAATGAGTCGCTCAGCACCTTCGGTAATGGGTAGCTGTTGAGCTATGCCCGCAAGCACAGATTCATCCAGGCCTTTGAGCAAAGCCATACGCTGTTCAAAGCTCTCGTTAAAATCCAACTCTCCGCGCATAGCCGCTTCGGTAATCGCAGACACCTGCTCACCAACGCCAGCCGCCTTAGCCAACTCATCAATCACTTCCGCTTCAATAAGCGTCGAATCCATGTCAAAACACACCAAACGGCGAGTACGGCGGAACATGCTGTCCTCTTGGAACGCGATATCCACATCCATCTCACTGGCCAGCTCAGCAAAATCTGCTCGTAGCTGGCCAATATCGCCTTTACCACGCGCTGAAAACTCAACACAGGCAATAGAATGGCTATCCGTATGGTCGAGCGGAACCCGCCCAGAAAGACGGCTGATGTTGTCGATGTTCAACCCATGCCTAGCCATAATTTTTGTCAACGATGCAATCTGACTGGCGGTTATATGGCGGGCGAGAAGCGTAACAATATGCCGGTCTTTACCCTGATGCGTAATCCAATCCTCGTAGCTGTCTCCCGCAATGGGCTGAAAGCGCACCTGCATGGACATCTCGTGCATACGATAGAGTATGTTTTTCACCACCGGTGAAGAGTCGCTACCATCGGGGATTTCAACCAACATGCCAAGCGACAGGTGATCGTGAATTACGGCCTGACCGATATCGAGCACATTACCATTGCCCTCCATCAGTATACGTGTGACCTCAGAGGTAACCCCAGGTCGATCGTGGCCAGAGATATTAATCAGAATGAGTTCTCGCACCTAACTTGCCTTTTTTAACTGCCAATTTCGGCGGCATTATATCGGATCAACACAAAAAATGATCGCCACCACTAAGAAACACTAACGCTTTGATTTTTGGAGATTTTTTCATTGCTCTCCAAGAAAAATGCCTCTAAGGTATTCGTTTATGTTCATGCTTGAGAGTGAGGTCTGTAGTTTGAAAATCCGCTTCCATGGCCTATCCCCACTCGCGGGTTGCCTGTTTGGGTTTATCAGCGGTGTGGCGCTGGTAAGCATGATCTGCCTCCCTCGACTTCAACAACTCAATGCCAACCACAACCAGAATTACGGTGACGCGCTCGCATCCATGGCGGCAAACCAGGCTATTGATGCTACGTTTAACCATGACCTGATTCGGCTTCAGGTCATTCTCCGTGACGTGATGGTAAACCCTGGCACTCGCCTAGCCACAATTCACGACGTGGAAAACAATCTACTCGTACAAGCCGGGGACTCACGAGCCCTGGATGAAATACCTCAAACTTTCACCGCAGCCATTGTACTGCACGATAGTATTGCGGGTTACGTATCGGTTACGCTAGACAAAACCCCCGCCATCAGCGGTGCGCTTGCGCTCTTTGCCCTTCTCACCATTCTCGCACTGCTACTGCTGCTCGGCTGGGAACTTCACAGAATTGGCTCATTCGAATTTCAGCGCAACGCGTCTACTTCGCCCCAGGACCAAGATAAACAGAACAACACAGAGCAAGAGCTGGCGCATGAAGAACTACCCAAGGTATATGGAATCATTCATATCAAAAATCTAGGCGTTTTAAAGCAACAACTTAACGGAGAGAGTTTTCGAAAAACGCTGGGGGAAGTAGAAGAAACCATCAGCGACGTATTAGC
The Teredinibacter franksiae DNA segment above includes these coding regions:
- the serB gene encoding phosphoserine phosphatase SerB, giving the protein MRELILINISGHDRPGVTSEVTRILMEGNGNVLDIGQAVIHDHLSLGMLVEIPDGSDSSPVVKNILYRMHEMSMQVRFQPIAGDSYEDWITHQGKDRHIVTLLARHITASQIASLTKIMARHGLNIDNISRLSGRVPLDHTDSHSIACVEFSARGKGDIGQLRADFAELASEMDVDIAFQEDSMFRRTRRLVCFDMDSTLIEAEVIDELAKAAGVGEQVSAITEAAMRGELDFNESFEQRMALLKGLDESVLAGIAQQLPITEGAERLISTLKKLGYKTAILSGGFNYFGLYLKEKLGIDYVYANELEVVDGKVTGNVKGEIVNGARKAQLLKDLAEQEGISLKQVVAVGDGANDLPMLSIAGLGIAFRAKPLVRAEAKQSISTLGLDAILYMMGFRDREIG